The proteins below come from a single Candidatus Methanoperedens sp. genomic window:
- a CDS encoding phage tail protein, giving the protein MNDNNDRNYLRYLPAIYQIEKDGFLERFLKVFENILSKYSLFRVEIKDPAGLAYKLLDANNPLSVFIKDRFSQENRRILDEFMNASQPSEALQKALNEEFKNLLLGNSIYEKNRFQRIKLSPETAELLEKNPVGNDLIRLNMMLLVEAFPYEVTQRKGIEEIIDQIHIYFEPLNMPLEFLPWLAGWMALVPREEDEWNENNAAKKRDLIAKIIPLYQRRGTLDGLRKFIRIYVGEDVKISINEFLETLQIGVSSTIGTNTAIREGRPYYFQVYIELPTASREILEKRRRVIRNIINLEKPAHTYYYLITEAPTMQIGVHSKIGVDTLLGSLIRESTEA; this is encoded by the coding sequence ATGAATGACAATAACGACAGAAATTATCTTCGGTATTTGCCTGCCATCTATCAGATAGAAAAAGATGGCTTTCTTGAAAGGTTCCTGAAAGTATTTGAGAACATCCTTTCAAAATACTCACTGTTCCGCGTGGAGATCAAAGATCCGGCTGGTCTGGCGTACAAATTGCTTGATGCTAATAATCCCCTGTCCGTTTTCATTAAGGATAGATTTTCACAAGAGAACAGGCGGATTCTGGATGAGTTCATGAATGCAAGTCAGCCGTCAGAAGCCCTTCAAAAAGCCCTGAATGAAGAATTCAAGAACCTGCTCCTTGGAAATTCGATATATGAAAAAAACCGCTTCCAGAGGATAAAATTATCTCCTGAAACCGCAGAGCTTCTTGAAAAAAATCCGGTCGGTAATGACCTCATCCGCCTGAACATGATGCTTCTGGTAGAAGCGTTCCCTTATGAAGTAACTCAAAGAAAAGGTATAGAGGAAATAATTGACCAGATCCATATCTATTTCGAACCTCTTAATATGCCTCTTGAGTTCCTTCCCTGGCTTGCAGGCTGGATGGCCCTTGTTCCGAGAGAAGAGGATGAATGGAATGAGAATAACGCTGCGAAAAAGCGCGATCTTATTGCGAAGATAATCCCGCTGTACCAGAGGCGAGGAACGCTTGACGGACTGCGAAAGTTCATCCGGATCTATGTGGGCGAAGATGTCAAGATATCAATAAATGAGTTCCTGGAGACATTACAGATAGGCGTCAGTTCCACGATCGGAACGAATACAGCGATACGGGAAGGACGCCCCTATTATTTCCAGGTATATATCGAGCTGCCCACAGCGAGTCGGGAGATACTGGAAAAGAGGAGGCGCGTCATAAGGAACATCATCAATCTTGAAAAACCGGCTCACACATATTATTATCTGATTACTGAGGCACCCACCATGCAAATAGGAGTACATTCAAAAATCGGGGTGGATACACTGCTTGGAAGCTTGATCCGCGAAAGCACGGAGGCATGA